A genomic window from Nocardioides sp. BP30 includes:
- a CDS encoding sigma-70 family RNA polymerase sigma factor, producing MPRYGEDFARGLDALRAAVAALLGEPALAGVPAQVLYSEASSPAATDRGGDSGGTSGGDASGDPARSNGDGPDDEALAVSSEVSADERARLIALVELARKGDTDAFGMLYDHYHTAVYRFLYYRTRSATLAEDLTSETFFRALRSMTGFRWQGKDFGAWLMTIARNLATDHFKAGRTRLEMATEDMGQHDDATEGPESAVLASLTNEVLLKALAKLPDEQRDCVVMRFLQGLSIAETAAVLGRSDGAVKQLQLRGVRNLAKLMPEGLRG from the coding sequence ATGCCACGGTACGGCGAGGACTTCGCGCGGGGGCTCGATGCGCTCCGCGCAGCCGTCGCTGCGCTCCTCGGCGAGCCGGCGCTCGCGGGCGTCCCGGCGCAGGTGCTCTACTCCGAGGCATCCTCCCCCGCTGCCACCGACCGCGGCGGGGACTCCGGGGGCACATCCGGTGGTGACGCGAGCGGCGATCCGGCCCGCAGCAACGGCGACGGTCCCGACGACGAGGCGCTGGCCGTCTCCTCGGAGGTCTCGGCGGACGAGCGCGCTCGCCTGATCGCCCTGGTCGAGCTCGCCCGCAAGGGCGACACCGACGCGTTCGGCATGCTCTACGACCACTACCACACCGCCGTCTACCGCTTCCTCTACTACCGGACCCGCTCCGCCACCCTGGCCGAGGACCTGACCTCGGAGACGTTCTTCCGGGCCCTGCGCTCGATGACGGGATTCCGCTGGCAGGGCAAGGACTTCGGCGCCTGGCTCATGACGATCGCCCGCAACCTCGCCACCGACCACTTCAAGGCGGGTCGCACCCGGCTGGAGATGGCGACCGAGGACATGGGCCAGCACGACGACGCGACCGAGGGGCCGGAGTCGGCGGTCCTCGCCAGCCTGACGAACGAGGTCCTCCTCAAGGCGCTCGCCAAGCTGCCCGACGAGCAACGCGACTGCGTGGTCATGCGGTTCCTGCAGGGTCTCTCCATCGCCGAGACTGCGGCGGTGCTCGGCCGCAGCGACGGCGCTGTCAAGCAGCTCCAATTGCGCGGCGTACGGAACCTGGCGAAGCTGATGCCGGAAGGGCTGCGTGGGTGA
- a CDS encoding DUF5667 domain-containing protein, with protein sequence MSPAFSTRRRAEEFDRLVEAARQGKPASGSASPETAELAAFAASLSDLPPVAPRPSFSADLRERLMAAAATELRSASDVDDRLTVRTNPVTRRRHERRLTVGIASLAIVGASAGTALASQGALPGEPLYPVKRAIENVRTGITPSDNGKGSALLSDARTRLDEVGDLARSSDDSSEITSTLNAFSDQAKRASDLLLSNYADHQDTGSITKLQKFTAQSIDQLTALEPLVPDATKQALTEAAQTVLTIDTAAHNACPACGGSPITQLPESLLTPVSTSLESLNKTLQSQHSSSSTTKSGKPIKLPTVPPSIGPANVDPSAQPSTQTSSKSDPSKKSDPITKVLPANPTSTPTSLGDTVKDVTGGLSGTVDTLLGTVNGLVGGVLGTNKTPAP encoded by the coding sequence ATGAGCCCGGCGTTCAGCACGCGCCGCCGTGCCGAGGAGTTCGACCGACTGGTCGAGGCCGCTCGGCAGGGCAAGCCCGCCTCCGGGTCCGCCAGCCCCGAGACGGCCGAGCTGGCGGCCTTCGCCGCGAGCCTGAGCGACCTGCCCCCGGTCGCGCCCCGCCCGTCCTTCTCCGCCGATCTGCGGGAGCGGCTCATGGCCGCCGCCGCCACCGAGCTGAGGTCGGCCAGCGACGTCGACGACCGCCTGACGGTCCGGACCAACCCTGTCACCCGCCGTCGTCACGAGCGCCGCCTCACCGTCGGCATCGCCTCGCTCGCGATCGTCGGAGCCAGCGCAGGCACGGCGCTGGCCTCGCAGGGCGCCCTCCCCGGCGAGCCGCTCTACCCGGTCAAGCGCGCCATCGAGAACGTGCGGACCGGCATCACCCCCAGCGACAACGGCAAGGGCTCGGCGCTGCTCAGCGACGCCCGCACCCGTCTGGACGAGGTCGGCGACCTCGCTCGCTCCTCCGACGACAGCAGCGAGATCACGAGCACGCTGAACGCCTTCAGCGATCAGGCGAAGAGAGCCTCGGACCTGCTGCTGAGCAACTACGCGGATCATCAGGACACCGGCTCGATCACCAAGCTGCAGAAGTTCACCGCGCAGAGCATCGACCAGCTGACGGCACTCGAGCCGCTCGTCCCGGACGCGACCAAGCAGGCCCTGACCGAGGCGGCCCAGACGGTCCTCACGATCGACACCGCCGCCCACAACGCCTGCCCGGCCTGCGGCGGCAGCCCGATCACCCAGCTCCCCGAGTCGCTGCTGACCCCGGTCTCCACGTCCTTGGAGTCGCTGAACAAGACGCTGCAGTCCCAGCATTCCAGCAGCTCGACGACCAAGAGCGGCAAGCCGATCAAGCTGCCCACCGTCCCCCCGAGCATCGGCCCGGCCAACGTCGACCCGTCCGCCCAGCCCTCGACCCAGACCTCGTCGAAGTCCGACCCGTCCAAGAAGTCGGACCCGATCACCAAGGTGCTGCCGGCCAACCCGACCTCGACGCCCACCAGCCTCGGCGACACGGTCAAGGACGTCACCGGCGGCCTCAGCGGCACCGTCGACACCCTCCTCGGCACCGTCAACGGCCTGGTCGGCGGCGTCCTCGGCACGAACAAGACCCCCGCTCCCTGA